Genomic DNA from Methanosarcina sp. MTP4:
AGGGTATCCCTGTTCTTTACGTGTGCCAGCTCGTGTGACAGTACCCCTTCTATCTCTTCATTTGAGAGCAGGTTGAGAATCCCGGTAGTAACAGCCACAGCCGCATGTTTCGGGTCCCTCCCCGTTGCAAAGGCGTTTGGCATCCCGGACTCAACGATATAAACCTTGGGCTTCGGAAGTCTTCCCTTCATAACGAGCCCGTCCACAATCTTGTGCAGGTTCGGAGCCTCCGAAGGGGAAACTTCCTTTGCCTTGTACATCTTGAGTACGATCTTGTCACTATACCAGTAACTCCCAAAGTTCATGACAACCGCAAACATAAACGCGATCATCATTCCGCCCGTGCCTCCTAATTCGCCTCCGACAATGACCAGGAGCCCTGTAAGAGAAGCAAGCAGAATAGTGGTTTTAAACATGTTCTTCATGATTTATCACACGACATCCTCCCAGGCTAACGTCTGGGTTTTCAGTCTTTTGAATAAGGGTTTTTATTATACGCTTTATAGATTTTTATAGTTGATGTAGTTTTGGAATCAGGTTTGGTTTGATTTCAAACTACTATATAGGGGGTTAAGGTATATATTATTTGTTGAAAGAAATTTTTTAGGGAGGGAATATAGAATAGATTTGTTTATATGTTTTCTCTAATTCTTTTTGTATGGCTAAAACGAAATAATCTCTTTGAAGGAATATAGGTGGATTTTAATCATAAAATTTAAAACTCTTCCAATCTCATGGATAAGTTTGAAGGTGGAAATATCACTACTATAATATATGAAACTCGAGGAAAGGCTAGAGAATACTGTGAACTAGCAGCCAATTTATACCGTGGATGTAGTCATGGTTGCACCTATTGTTATGCTCCATCTGCAACATTCAAAAAAAGAGAGAATTTTGTTAAACCTTGTGTAAGGAAAGACGTTATCAAAAAGTTTGAAAATGATGCTATTTATCTAGAAAAAATAGGGGAAACAAGGCCAGTATTGCTTTCTTTTACGACAGATCCTTACCAACCCTTAGATATAATAGAGAAATTAACGCGCCAAGCAATTGAAATTTTGCACAAACACAACCTCAAAGTTAAGATCCTTACAAAGGGAGGTAAACGGTCTGAAAGGGATTTTGATTTACTCGCTGAAAGACCTGAATTAAGTGAATATGGCGCTACATTAGTTTTCACAGACGAAGAACTCCGATCTGAAATTGAGCCATTTGCGGCAAGTACAAAGGAAAGGATAGAATGTTTGAAAAAAGCCCATGAACTAGGCATTCCTACATTTGTTTCATTAGAGCCGGTCTGGACCGCTGAGCAGACATTAGAATTAATTGATTCGACTTACAAGTTTGTAGATTCTTTTAAAGTTGGGAAGTTGAACTACAACAAACAGCAAAAAAATGTAGACTGGAAACAATTCAAATGCGATGTCATTGTCAAACTTAAGAAATACAATAAGAACTATTATATTAAAGAAGATTTAATGAAATTTTGAAGTTACTTATTTAAATTTCTAACTTGAGCATATGAAATTAATAATTGCTTTTTTATCTTTAAATCCTCCTCTAGTACCTTTTCCTGTGATTATTACTTTTCCTTTTCTTTCCAACTCCAATAAAGCCTCTTTGTAATCTTTTTGAATAAATTTGGTTTCAGTGAGCGTTTCATATCTTATTTGTTGATAAGAAAGTTTTCTTCCACCAAACTTTTCGAATAAATAATTTTGAAATTCTGATGAATCTGAATATCTCATTAAATTCATTTGTCCATTTTGAGGTCCTAAGTAACCGAATCTGCCCTCAGTGCCTGCTTTGTACATTATATTTTTCATAACTTCACACCCCATGGGGTGATTTGTTGCATGGATCAGGTAGTATGTAGTTTGCGATGTTTCGTCTGCACATACTTTGTAAGAGAGAACATAGTTTACTTTTGCATCTTCCAAGAGTTGTTTTTTATATAATTCGAGTAATGCGTATTCTCCGGCCCACTCAGAATCCCGATTTTTTATGATCTCTTCTACATTCTCGATTCCAAAAAAATCGTCTATACTTATCTTGTGGTTCGAATTTGTCAAAAATCTGTTCATGTCCCTTACCATAAAATTCAGGAAAACTTCAGTTCTCTTTACTTTGAGAATATCTTTTATCGCTTTAAATGGGATTCCACTCCATCCAAATGGATCGATAAAGAAAAAAGAGGGTGTTGAGGAACTTATTTGTGTGAAATCTGGTGCAATATTAATAAATTCATCGTTAATTATTTGTGTACTGATCATTCCTTCGTAATCATCTTTATGTTCTTCCATATTATCTGCTATTTTTTTAACAAGGTTTTCATAGTTGTTCTTATTCTTTTCAACAAAATAGCAGTTAATCTTGTCTAAGTAAGAAAAATCTTCTTTAACAATTTTGGCCGTATCTAATGCTATGATCGGAGATCCTTTTTCTCCTTCTGCATATTCTCCTCTACCAGCAAAACAATCAAAATAATTCACGGCTTTATATCTTGAGCCCAGTATTCTTATCCAAGTGCCAAGATATTTGCTCAGTATTTCATGCTTTATTTCAGTGTGTTTCTTATAAATCCACTTATCTAGCTCGTCATCATTTAATGGCATCCTTACACCGCTAGTAAATTCTTCTACCTGAAATTAAAAAGGATATTAAGGAGAAATACACATTACATTACTTTTCTACATTAAAAACTTATTTTTAATCATCTCCAAAATGATATTTCCTGTGAATAAATTGTAATTATGAAAATCTCACTCCACAACCTCATACTCCACCCCCAATCCGATCTACTTCCCTATCCTATCAAACAGTGGAATCCCGCCTCTCAGAATGACCGGAATCACAAAAATAATAAAATCCTTCGCGAGGTCCTCCTCAAGAAAAACCTTGATGATCTGTGAGCCGCCGACGAGCCAGATGTCCTCTTCCGTGGTTTCCTTGAGTTGGCGCACAAATTTCCCGATGTCCCCGGAGACGAACTCAGTGTTCTTTTCTCTCTAAAGGTCCACATTATCTGATTTACTTTGAAGGCATGATGCCTTTTTGTTCCTTAAGGTCAAAACCTGAAGTTCAGAAATTACTCCTTAAATAATTGTGGGGAGTGCTATCTTTTGTATTCCAATTTTATCTTGAAAAGCATCGAACTTGCTTGCTTGATTATTATTGTACTGAAGCCTAGCGTCGATATTCTAATCGAATAATAATAGAGAGTAATTTGTGTAGGATTTAATTGATTGCGGAAACTAAGGATTACGGATAGTAAAAGGTGTATAGAGGATATTAAGATTACAACTCCCTCTGGAGAAACCTTCGTGTATTTTTTATCCGTACCTTCGGTAATTAGAGATCCGGATATTTGCATAGTATCCACTACCCACTCCCATTTACGGATTCGTTTATTAAATAAAATTACTTTTGATATAAAGTCCCAGTTTTCTTACTGAATTTTTATTTTTGTACAGTTTTTCCCCAAAAACTTCTTACTGTTCAATAACGAGAGACCTCTATATATATCTTTTGAAAATAGTTAAATATGTAATTATATTTCTATTGTCATGGGTCCTATATCCGACACTAAAACCCCGAACTCACTTAATTTTGGTCATACGTTTGCCGAAATCTGAGTAACTCTCTTTTATTTGATCTACTCATTTAAAAAACAGAATAGTTAAACCTCAATTCAATTGATTGCGGAAAAGTTTCGAATTTTTCACTCCACCACCTCATACTCCACCCTCACCACCCCACCATCATACCTTTCCGTCCCCACCAACCTCAACCTTATCTCCTTCCCAACCCGATCAAACAGCGGAATCCCGCCCCCCAGAATTACCGGAATCACGAAAATAATCAAATCCTGAACAAGGTCCTGCTCAAGAAAGACCTTGATGATCTGTGAGCCGCCGACGAGCCAGATCTCCTCCTCCGTATTTTCCTTTAGCTGGCGCACGAATTTCCCGATGTTCCCGGAGACGAACTCGACGTTCTTTTCACGGGGGAGGGTAGCTTCTTTTTCGGGTTGGCGGGTGAATACGTAGGTCTTTTTGTCCCCATAAGGCCAGGGGACCCCAAAGCCTAGGACCTGTTCGTAGGTCTTCCTGCCCATGAGGACCGTGCCGATTGAGGCGTAGAATTCGGAATAGCCGTAGTCGGTATCGGAGTTTTGCCCGGGTTCGGGGAGCCAGTCTATGCTTCCGTCGGAGCGGGCTATGTAGCCGTCGAGGCTGCAGGCGATGTAGAGCTTTATTCGGGGCATGGTTTGGGTCTCGGTTTGGTTTCCGGGTTGTTTTACGGGTTTTTTTACGGTTATTGAATATGTGAATCAGGTTGGTCTTTACACAAAGCTTTGTTGTTGAAGTGATCGGGACAGAGGGGTAAAGTTCATTTTTTGGGGTGGGTTTTTTAACGTAACCTCGGTTTTCTTCTCGCGTCCCCTGGCGAAATATAATAATTCAGTCGTAAAAATGGAGCATAACTCCTTCCTCCCCTTTTCCTCTTCTTTCAGGGTGTTGCAAAAGGAAAGGCCGTTCGCAAGCGAACGGGACAGGACAGACGGGAATACGGTATTCACGTTTCTCGGGGCATCTCCCCTCAAAAATCGAGCAAACGGTTATGATTTTGAATGCCTCTTAAATGCAAAAATACGGTTAAATCTCTGAATTTTGCCCCTAAAAAGCCAAAAAATGCAAAATTTTTACAAAATTTTCAATTAAACTTATTAACCTGAACCGCTATATACAATATTATGCTCCTGGAATTCTCTGTTGAAAACTTTCTCTCCTTTAAGGATAGGGTTACCCTTAGCCTTGACTCCAGTGCGAGCAAGAAGCTTCCCTGCAACCTTATAGAGGTCTCGGAAAAGGAGCGGCTGCTCAAGTCGGCTGTGGTTTACGGGGCAAACGCTTCCGGGAAGTCTAACCTTGTGAAGGCTCTCTTTTTCATGCGGAACATGGTTGCGCATTCGCACAATTTTAACATTGACACGAGGATTCCCGTTACTCCTTTCAGGCTGGACAGGGACTGCCTTGAAAAGCCTTCCCGTTTTGAGCTCAAATTTGTTCATGAGGGGGTCAGGTACAGGTATGGTTTTTCCTGTGACAGATGGCGGGTTATCGATGAGTACCTTTTCGAAAGGCCGGGGAGAAGGGAAAGGGCCGTCTTTAAGCGGAAGAACAGCTCTGAAAAAGACAGTTCTGACAAAAACAATTTTGACAAAGGCAGCTCTGATAGCGATAACTCTTACAGATGCAGCTCGGAATTTCACTTTCCCGTGGACAAAAAGCAACAGGAACTTATTAGTTCCCAGACCATCGAAAACACCCTCTACCTCTCACGGGCGACGCAGCTCGGGTATGAGAAAACCAGGCCGGTCTATGATTTCTTCACCGGGGGCCTGCGGGTCTGCCTCACTCCGGGCTGGGAGAACTATACCCTTGAGCGGATGCATTCTGACGAAGTATTCAAGGCAAGGGTTATCGAGGTGCTAAAAAAAGCTGATTTCGGAGGGATAGAGGAGATCACGGTCAAAAAGCTAAAAAGTCCTTCCCCCGCGCCGGAATTCGTGTTCGAGTACTCCCCTACGGATGCTTTCAAAAGTTCTGGGCCTGCTACTGGGCCTGCCGCTATGTCTGCCAGTGGGTACGGTGGGGCTTACAGTGGGGCTTATGGGGATTCTTACGAAGTAAGGACCAGGCACAGGACAGAAAGCGGGGATGCCGTATATTTTGACCTGCGCGAGGAATCCGAAGGGACCCGGAAAACCCTCATGCTCCTTGGACCTCTCTTTGACGTAATGGACAAAGGCGGGGTTCTTTTCATAGACGAACTCGAATCGAGCCTCCACCCTGAAATCACCCGGCTTCTGATCCGGCTTTTCAACAGCAAAAAGAACAGCCAGGCACAGCTAATCTTCACCACCCATGACACG
This window encodes:
- a CDS encoding dihydrofolate reductase family protein, with product MPRIKLYIACSLDGYIARSDGSIDWLPEPGQNSDTDYGYSEFYASIGTVLMGRKTYEQVLGFGVPWPYGDKKTYVFTRQPEKEATLPREKNVEFVSGNIGKFVRQLKENTEEEIWLVGGSQIIKVFLEQDLVQDLIIFVIPVILGGGIPLFDRVGKEIRLRLVGTERYDGGVVRVEYEVVE
- a CDS encoding ATP/GTP-binding protein, which produces MLLEFSVENFLSFKDRVTLSLDSSASKKLPCNLIEVSEKERLLKSAVVYGANASGKSNLVKALFFMRNMVAHSHNFNIDTRIPVTPFRLDRDCLEKPSRFELKFVHEGVRYRYGFSCDRWRVIDEYLFERPGRRERAVFKRKNSSEKDSSDKNNFDKGSSDSDNSYRCSSEFHFPVDKKQQELISSQTIENTLYLSRATQLGYEKTRPVYDFFTGGLRVCLTPGWENYTLERMHSDEVFKARVIEVLKKADFGGIEEITVKKLKSPSPAPEFVFEYSPTDAFKSSGPATGPAAMSASGYGGAYSGAYGDSYEVRTRHRTESGDAVYFDLREESEGTRKTLMLLGPLFDVMDKGGVLFIDELESSLHPEITRLLIRLFNSKKNSQAQLIFTTHDTNLLDNELFRRDQIYFCTKEPNRHTELASLLDFDIRQEIDFERAYLTGRVGGVPIVDETLLY
- a CDS encoding radical SAM protein → MDKFEGGNITTIIYETRGKAREYCELAANLYRGCSHGCTYCYAPSATFKKRENFVKPCVRKDVIKKFENDAIYLEKIGETRPVLLSFTTDPYQPLDIIEKLTRQAIEILHKHNLKVKILTKGGKRSERDFDLLAERPELSEYGATLVFTDEELRSEIEPFAASTKERIECLKKAHELGIPTFVSLEPVWTAEQTLELIDSTYKFVDSFKVGKLNYNKQQKNVDWKQFKCDVIVKLKKYNKNYYIKEDLMKF
- a CDS encoding three-Cys-motif partner protein TcmP, with protein sequence MPLNDDELDKWIYKKHTEIKHEILSKYLGTWIRILGSRYKAVNYFDCFAGRGEYAEGEKGSPIIALDTAKIVKEDFSYLDKINCYFVEKNKNNYENLVKKIADNMEEHKDDYEGMISTQIINDEFINIAPDFTQISSSTPSFFFIDPFGWSGIPFKAIKDILKVKRTEVFLNFMVRDMNRFLTNSNHKISIDDFFGIENVEEIIKNRDSEWAGEYALLELYKKQLLEDAKVNYVLSYKVCADETSQTTYYLIHATNHPMGCEVMKNIMYKAGTEGRFGYLGPQNGQMNLMRYSDSSEFQNYLFEKFGGRKLSYQQIRYETLTETKFIQKDYKEALLELERKGKVIITGKGTRGGFKDKKAIINFICSS
- a CDS encoding dihydrofolate reductase family protein, whose protein sequence is MGKFVRQLKETTEEDIWLVGGSQIIKVFLEEDLAKDFIIFVIPVILRGGIPLFDRIGK